In Arcobacter lacus, a single genomic region encodes these proteins:
- the prfB gene encoding peptide chain release factor 2 — MDAYEYSELLKLLNTKLNNIKGILKPDILNNRLAEIKNEEASQDFWNDVENATKIGIEKNRILGKLNKFNKAFDSLTGTNELYEMATAEKDEETLEMLYEEASDLENLIKSTEISVMLSNPDDASNAIVSIHPGAGGTESQDWASILYRMYLRWAERNDFKVELLDYQNGDEAGIKDVSFIIKGENAYGYMKAENGIHRLVRISPFDSNAKRHTSFSSVMVSPEIDDNINIVIEDKDIRIDTYRASGAGGQHVNKTESAIRITHIPTGIVVQCQNDRSQHKNKDSAFKMLKSRLYEFELEKQRASKDGIEKSENGWGHQIRSYVLQPYQQVKDSRSNIGYSNVDAILDGDITKIIEDVLIATSSNK, encoded by the coding sequence ATGGACGCATACGAATATTCAGAATTATTAAAACTTCTAAATACAAAATTAAATAATATAAAAGGTATTCTAAAACCTGATATTTTAAATAATAGATTAGCTGAAATAAAAAATGAGGAAGCATCTCAAGATTTTTGGAATGATGTTGAAAATGCTACAAAAATAGGAATAGAAAAAAATAGAATTTTAGGAAAACTAAATAAATTTAATAAAGCATTTGACTCATTAACTGGAACAAATGAACTTTATGAAATGGCAACAGCAGAAAAAGATGAAGAAACTTTAGAGATGCTTTATGAAGAAGCTAGTGATTTAGAAAATTTAATCAAATCAACTGAAATATCTGTAATGCTTTCAAATCCAGATGACGCTTCAAATGCAATAGTTTCTATTCATCCAGGAGCTGGTGGAACTGAATCACAAGACTGGGCAAGCATTTTATATAGAATGTATCTTAGATGGGCAGAAAGAAATGATTTTAAAGTTGAACTTCTTGATTATCAAAATGGTGATGAAGCAGGAATAAAAGATGTTTCTTTTATCATCAAAGGTGAAAATGCTTATGGATATATGAAAGCAGAAAATGGTATTCACAGACTTGTACGTATTTCTCCATTTGACTCAAATGCTAAAAGACACACATCTTTTTCATCAGTTATGGTAAGTCCAGAAATTGATGATAATATCAATATTGTAATTGAAGATAAAGATATTAGAATTGATACATACAGAGCAAGTGGAGCTGGTGGACAACACGTAAATAAAACTGAATCAGCTATTAGAATTACACATATTCCAACAGGAATTGTAGTTCAATGTCAAAATGATAGAAGTCAACATAAAAATAAAGATAGTGCTTTTAAAATGTTAAAATCTAGATTATATGAATTTGAACTTGAAAAACAACGAGCAAGTAAAGATGGTATAGAAAAAAGTGAAAATGGTTGGGGTCATCAAATTAGATCTTATGTACTTCAACCTTATCAACAAGTAAAAGATAGTAGAAGTAATATTGGTTATTCAAATGTTGATGCTATTTTAGATGGCGATATAACAAAAATTATTGAAGATGTATTAATAGCAACAAGTTCTAATAAATAG
- a CDS encoding RecB-like helicase codes for MKNYLALKASAGSGKTFALTVRYICLLLLGAKPNEILTLTFTNKAANEMSERIYKTLLTLGDDEAYLNAIENEVNLSKEEILGKKNILIKQFSNANLSIFTIDKFVNKILREFCGYIGIGDDFEIKNDDIEKLSYEFLKSLNEKDFQTLIDLSFYEKKKFNSIFELFKTILEKNEDIEVINIDASLIELQKENILKEAFKIKESILSCANASNSAKNAVDFETFEDLFGRTWLEKENFEDYSYFKKCANESNKNDFFKLKDELSIYYKIRAGFSLNKIFEVYLKFKNFKFEFNKNKNYLEFNDISNLVYDLLSTKIDKDFLYFRLDSNYSHILIDEFQDTSLLQYKILEPLIDEILSGDVTKFKTFFYVGDTKQSIYRFRGGKRELFDYVANTNKILEVEVLNTNYRSCENVINFVNELFLNLPNYEYFKQESVRTNGYVEVVVDTAFEEDEKFVNVAKKIEELLKNGVNFNDISILTYTNDDVLSLYYYLKQKFPNMKISTEMTSKLINQQNVKAVINAIKYTYFKEEIYKENLNAIIGNKLLTTLDLEINLDEISVQELIKELSKKLKIIDENIIKLIEVSSNFNNIVDFVYEIDKLEAIMENSESKGLQILTIFKSKGLEFHTVILLDRIKRKNVDKSSLLFDYENLELKNIFYKIKGYENFNKEYEKAIEKEKKLSLEDEINILYVAMTRAKNNMIILKKEKSSVFDILNMNVCKIGKIIESSNLVKIDEGKNIISYTPLNLGTQEKQIVKEKEIEVNHLHAKYFGLATHYCLEMMNDFSKENLKYFVNLSKTRFSNYLNDEDFVDIERRLNFLLNNELFNSIIINSSFISEQALIYKEEIKIIDLLLYKDDSYYIIDYKTTKEELEEHKSQVLYYKKAIKDIFQTANVKSYLIYLKTDSCLMYEV; via the coding sequence ATGAAAAATTACTTAGCATTAAAAGCAAGTGCAGGAAGTGGTAAAACTTTCGCACTAACAGTTCGATATATTTGTTTACTTCTTCTTGGTGCAAAACCAAATGAGATTTTAACTCTAACATTTACAAATAAAGCTGCAAATGAAATGAGCGAAAGAATCTATAAAACTCTTCTTACTTTAGGAGATGATGAAGCATATTTAAATGCAATAGAAAATGAAGTAAATTTAAGTAAAGAAGAAATTCTTGGTAAAAAAAATATCTTAATCAAACAATTTTCAAATGCAAACTTATCTATTTTTACAATAGATAAATTTGTAAATAAAATTTTAAGAGAATTTTGCGGATATATCGGAATAGGTGATGATTTTGAAATAAAAAATGATGATATTGAAAAACTTAGTTATGAATTTTTAAAATCACTTAATGAAAAAGATTTTCAAACTTTGATAGATTTATCATTTTATGAAAAAAAGAAATTCAACTCTATTTTTGAATTGTTTAAAACTATTTTAGAAAAAAATGAAGATATAGAAGTTATAAATATCGATGCAAGTTTGATTGAACTACAAAAAGAGAATATTTTAAAAGAGGCATTTAAGATAAAAGAATCAATTTTATCTTGTGCAAATGCAAGTAATAGTGCAAAAAATGCAGTTGATTTTGAGACTTTTGAGGATTTATTTGGAAGAACTTGGCTTGAAAAAGAGAATTTTGAAGATTATTCATATTTTAAAAAATGTGCAAATGAATCAAATAAAAATGATTTTTTTAAGTTAAAAGATGAGTTATCAATTTACTATAAAATAAGAGCTGGTTTTAGCTTGAACAAGATATTTGAAGTATATTTAAAATTTAAAAATTTTAAATTTGAGTTTAATAAAAATAAAAACTATTTAGAATTTAATGATATTTCAAATTTAGTTTATGACTTGTTATCTACAAAAATAGATAAAGATTTTTTATATTTTAGACTTGATTCAAACTATTCTCATATTTTAATAGATGAATTTCAAGATACTTCACTTTTACAATACAAAATTTTAGAACCATTAATTGATGAAATTTTATCAGGCGATGTTACAAAATTCAAAACATTTTTTTATGTGGGAGATACAAAACAATCAATTTATAGATTTCGTGGTGGGAAAAGAGAACTTTTTGATTATGTAGCAAATACAAATAAGATTTTGGAAGTTGAAGTTTTAAATACAAATTATCGTTCATGTGAAAATGTAATAAATTTTGTAAATGAGCTTTTTTTAAATTTGCCAAATTATGAGTATTTTAAACAAGAATCAGTAAGAACAAATGGTTATGTAGAAGTTGTTGTTGACACTGCTTTTGAAGAAGATGAAAAGTTTGTAAATGTTGCAAAAAAAATTGAAGAGTTATTGAAAAATGGCGTAAATTTTAATGATATTTCAATTTTAACTTATACAAATGATGATGTTTTATCTTTATATTATTATTTAAAACAAAAATTTCCAAATATGAAAATTTCAACAGAAATGACTTCAAAACTCATAAATCAACAAAATGTAAAAGCAGTTATAAATGCCATAAAATATACCTATTTTAAAGAAGAAATTTATAAAGAAAATCTAAATGCTATTATTGGAAATAAACTTTTAACAACTTTAGATTTGGAAATTAATTTAGATGAAATTTCTGTTCAAGAACTAATAAAAGAGTTATCAAAAAAACTAAAAATTATAGATGAAAATATAATTAAACTTATTGAAGTAAGTTCAAATTTTAATAACATAGTTGATTTTGTTTATGAAATCGATAAACTCGAAGCTATTATGGAAAATAGTGAATCTAAAGGGCTTCAGATATTAACTATTTTTAAATCAAAAGGTTTAGAGTTTCACACTGTAATACTTCTTGATAGAATAAAAAGAAAAAATGTTGATAAATCTTCACTTCTTTTTGATTATGAAAACTTAGAATTAAAAAATATTTTCTATAAAATAAAAGGTTATGAAAACTTCAATAAAGAGTATGAAAAAGCTATAGAAAAAGAAAAAAAACTAAGCTTAGAAGATGAAATAAATATTTTATATGTTGCAATGACAAGAGCAAAAAATAATATGATTATTTTAAAAAAAGAGAAATCAAGCGTTTTTGATATATTAAATATGAATGTTTGCAAAATTGGAAAAATAATTGAGAGTTCAAATTTAGTAAAAATAGACGAAGGAAAAAATATAATTTCATATACTCCATTAAATTTAGGAACTCAAGAAAAACAAATAGTAAAAGAAAAAGAGATAGAAGTAAATCATCTTCATGCAAAATATTTTGGTTTAGCAACTCACTATTGTTTGGAAATGATGAATGATTTTTCTAAAGAAAATTTAAAATATTTTGTAAACTTATCAAAAACAAGATTTTCAAACTACTTAAATGATGAAGATTTTGTGGATATTGAACGACGATTAAATTTTTTATTAAATAATGAATTATTTAATTCCATAATAATAAATTCTTCGTTCATTAGTGAACAAGCTCTAATCTATAAAGAAGAAATAAAAATTATAGATTTGCTTCTTTATAAGGATGATAGTTACTACATTATAGATTATAAAACTACAAAAGAAGAGTTAGAAGAACACAAAAGTCAAGTTTTATATTATAAAAAAGCAATAAAAGATATATTCCAAACTGCTAATGTAAAATCATATCTAATATATCTAAAAACAGATAGTTGTTTGATGTATGAAGTTTAA
- a CDS encoding PD-(D/E)XK nuclease family protein has protein sequence MLSKKKLLVFPTSRAIRDYISKQKSDNTLLPFILTIDEFLKKSISLPDLKYCEEEHRILFLNEAIKNVDIKKLGISNNFTKFLKQSDYIYRFFLELASEKVEIEEIQNVDTYDFYLEHLEILKVIKKKYIEILEKNSYVDKINFDKSYSINKNFLDKFQDVELYFEGYFTKVEFEIVEKISQKIDTKIIFYSNYYNQKSLEVFKNLNINLKIDHKYKIDLTNKIILDEEEIKSLLESYEIKGFSSRLNQIAYIKSSIEKSVLNGVNPTNIALVLPDESFADTLQLFDDERYFNYAMGKSIKNKELYQIANAIYLYLSEDEEKNISNLTYLKVDKEVIDKNIKPFWNKITNKELLLFITDFIKEKEKNVELLEKYDELLYKLNIVLFSNENQILLKDVYKIFLQKLSTITLDDINSGRITVLGLLETRAISFDTVIICDFNESFIPKISVKDKFLSTKLKQLANLPTQFDRESLQKYYYKRLISSSKNVFISYVNSETNQISRFANELFEKNIITDTNDNFYKHILYVNHKISHFEEEILEQIDLTKFIWSATSFKTFLQCRRKFYLQNILKIREHSISLKPKGYELGDIIHSILEDYYTIDKNSNELSFEKIEELFYKYKSSNPFLILDLEIWKKKLYEFYLYDKQRLQNRVIVNLEKNFECEFNGIKIRGIIDRIDKIEDNYELIDYKTSSSLSVDTLKNYEKSSDFQLEFYYIAMNQLFKTTNIKAYYYDLNTPSLIPEISINEKLELLSQKFDELKELSKEKISFFKCEDKANCLYCSYKIICNRE, from the coding sequence ATGCTATCTAAAAAAAAACTTTTAGTTTTTCCAACTTCAAGAGCAATCAGAGATTATATCTCTAAACAAAAGAGTGATAATACTCTTTTGCCTTTTATTCTAACTATAGATGAATTTTTAAAAAAATCAATATCATTACCAGATTTAAAATATTGTGAAGAAGAACATAGAATTCTTTTTTTAAATGAAGCAATAAAAAATGTTGATATAAAGAAACTAGGAATTTCAAATAATTTTACAAAATTTTTGAAGCAAAGTGATTATATATATAGATTTTTTTTGGAATTAGCAAGTGAGAAAGTTGAAATTGAAGAGATACAAAATGTTGATACATATGACTTTTATTTAGAGCATTTAGAAATTCTAAAAGTTATTAAAAAAAAATATATAGAAATTTTAGAAAAAAACTCTTATGTTGATAAAATAAATTTTGATAAATCTTACTCAATAAATAAAAACTTTTTAGATAAATTTCAAGATGTTGAGCTCTATTTTGAAGGATATTTTACGAAAGTAGAGTTTGAAATTGTAGAAAAAATATCCCAAAAAATAGATACAAAAATTATATTTTATTCAAATTATTACAATCAAAAATCATTAGAAGTTTTTAAAAATCTTAATATTAATCTAAAAATTGATCACAAATATAAAATTGATTTAACAAATAAAATTATTTTAGATGAAGAAGAGATAAAAAGCTTATTAGAAAGTTATGAAATAAAAGGATTTTCATCAAGGTTAAATCAAATAGCATATATAAAATCTTCTATAGAAAAATCTGTGTTAAATGGAGTGAATCCTACAAATATAGCTTTAGTTTTACCGGATGAGAGTTTTGCAGATACTCTTCAACTATTTGATGATGAAAGATATTTTAATTACGCTATGGGGAAAAGCATAAAAAATAAAGAACTTTACCAAATAGCAAATGCAATTTATTTATATCTTAGTGAAGATGAAGAAAAAAATATTTCAAATCTAACTTATTTAAAAGTTGATAAAGAAGTCATAGATAAAAACATAAAACCTTTTTGGAATAAAATTACAAATAAAGAGTTACTTTTATTTATTACAGATTTCATAAAAGAAAAAGAAAAAAATGTAGAGTTACTTGAAAAGTATGATGAACTTCTTTACAAACTAAATATTGTACTTTTTTCAAATGAAAATCAAATTTTATTAAAAGATGTATATAAAATATTTTTACAAAAATTATCAACAATTACTTTAGATGATATAAATTCTGGAAGAATTACAGTTTTAGGATTACTTGAAACAAGAGCTATTTCTTTTGATACCGTGATAATTTGTGATTTTAATGAGTCATTTATTCCAAAGATTTCAGTTAAAGATAAGTTTTTATCAACAAAATTAAAACAATTAGCAAATCTTCCAACTCAATTTGATAGGGAATCTTTACAAAAATATTATTACAAACGATTGATAAGTTCTTCAAAAAATGTTTTTATATCTTATGTGAACTCTGAAACAAACCAAATTTCAAGATTTGCAAATGAACTTTTTGAAAAGAATATTATAACAGATACAAATGACAACTTCTACAAACATATTTTATATGTTAATCATAAAATTTCTCATTTTGAGGAAGAGATATTAGAGCAAATTGATTTAACAAAATTTATTTGGTCTGCTACATCATTTAAAACTTTTTTACAATGTAGAAGAAAGTTTTATTTGCAAAATATATTAAAAATCAGGGAACATTCAATCTCTTTAAAACCAAAAGGGTATGAGTTAGGTGATATTATTCACTCTATTTTAGAAGATTATTATACTATTGATAAAAATTCAAATGAACTAAGTTTTGAAAAAATTGAAGAACTTTTTTATAAATATAAAAGTTCAAATCCTTTTTTGATTTTAGATTTGGAAATTTGGAAGAAAAAACTTTATGAATTTTATTTATATGATAAACAAAGATTACAAAATAGGGTAATTGTTAATTTAGAAAAGAATTTTGAATGTGAATTTAATGGCATAAAAATAAGAGGAATTATTGATAGAATTGATAAAATTGAAGATAATTATGAGTTGATTGATTATAAAACATCTTCAAGTTTAAGTGTTGATACTTTAAAAAATTATGAAAAAAGTTCAGATTTCCAACTAGAATTTTATTATATTGCAATGAATCAACTTTTTAAGACAACTAACATAAAAGCATATTATTATGATTTAAATACTCCTTCTCTTATCCCAGAAATTTCAATAAATGAGAAATTAGAGCTACTAAGTCAAAAATTTGATGAATTAAAAGAGCTTTCAAAAGAAAAAATATCTTTTTTTAAGTGCGAAGATAAAGCAAATTGTTTATACTGTTCTTATAAAATCATTTGTAATAGGGAATAA
- a CDS encoding c-type cytochrome, translated as MKKAILSSILLLGTTSILADTTMCFKENHSSMSTIENIALDGGACAGKFSVNDMKKQGWAVDDIKISQTANGMNFIYILKTPTTQQFGTTQFVGNQAQMEANILAKLEQKKQAEEKAKIEKEVQEAKVDAQKIYVNQCQTCHGAKGEVKKGGVALNSLSVEDMQSSLKDYELGRNGKESSLNAAIHTSNLNSKTIKGIYAYLKDLNNPSKK; from the coding sequence TTGAAAAAAGCTATTCTTTCTTCTATTTTACTATTAGGAACGACTTCTATTTTAGCTGATACAACTATGTGCTTTAAAGAAAATCATTCTTCTATGAGTACTATTGAAAATATTGCCCTTGATGGTGGTGCATGTGCTGGAAAGTTCTCTGTAAATGATATGAAAAAACAAGGTTGGGCAGTTGATGATATTAAAATTTCTCAAACTGCAAATGGTATGAATTTTATTTATATTCTAAAAACTCCAACAACTCAACAGTTTGGAACAACTCAATTTGTAGGGAATCAAGCTCAAATGGAAGCAAATATCCTTGCAAAATTAGAGCAAAAAAAACAAGCTGAAGAAAAAGCAAAAATTGAAAAAGAGGTTCAAGAAGCAAAAGTTGATGCTCAAAAAATTTATGTTAATCAATGCCAAACTTGTCATGGAGCAAAAGGTGAAGTTAAAAAAGGTGGTGTAGCTTTAAATTCTTTATCTGTTGAAGATATGCAAAGTTCTTTAAAAGATTATGAATTAGGTAGAAATGGAAAAGAAAGTTCTTTAAATGCAGCAATTCATACAAGTAACTTAAATAGCAAAACAATTAAAGGTATTTACGCTTACTTAAAAGATTTAAATAATCCTTCTAAAAAATGA
- a CDS encoding DUF4006 family protein: MAGNTQMNENERGIFKLNGISGMLVAVVLLLTILAVLVVNAVLVQQREATNYYKINQDLNGLKANSADNHTQYQLVGNEK; this comes from the coding sequence ATGGCTGGAAATACACAAATGAACGAAAATGAAAGAGGTATTTTTAAATTAAATGGAATTTCAGGTATGTTAGTAGCTGTTGTTCTATTATTAACAATCCTTGCTGTTTTAGTAGTAAATGCAGTATTAGTTCAACAAAGAGAAGCTACAAACTACTATAAAATAAACCAAGATTTAAATGGTTTAAAAGCAAATAGTGCAGATAATCATACACAGTACCAACTTGTTGGTAATGAGAAATAA